A stretch of Gemmobacter fulvus DNA encodes these proteins:
- a CDS encoding DUF2339 domain-containing protein: METLLVLLGLALLAVPIGVILLWIGQANLRRRVAELEMRLAEALAGRALHPQMPADAAPPAPLPVEQPAIPSPWDRAKAAVAPVAAMVQADAPPLPDMAPPDQNRPLVIRAETAARLMVWLRENWVYAVSALSLALAGVFFVQYGVERGLLPPPARVAAAILFGLALIGAGEWLRRRWGDAAGTATAYLPSVFSGAGLVAVFAGITAGRLMYGLYGPGLTFAGLVLTALGAIGLGWRHGPLLVAIGLIGAAVTPFLVAGGGDAAPWLYGYYLLIAATGLAVDAIRRWAWVSVLALGLGYVGTALMAQLGAGDAGWLAALLALALLAITVPQRSLIPDHEGPCVAMALWRRDGIWPGFPVRLAAGAVAATSVGLTLVGAEGTLALLAFALLAGLCLLLLLWADRAEGLADLAGVPALAFLAKLAVAEGLIWEFAAQAIALRPLETDAPWTVTILLGLATVISLGAALRAFRGGVMALPMALGAVLVAPVAALLLELLWQPAAVIGAYPWALQVIALAGLMVGFALRFAGLDAGNHRRAAWATLSALSLMALALFLITSAAALTLALAVLLIVAAALDRRFNLPEMGWFLQAGSALISYRLIADPGLDWALYAPLTPALLAYGGAALAAFVALRLLPEARILPRGVLESAGFAFAALTANVALTRALLPEDPSLHPDWTQSHWGLALNALPWLILMLTQLHRAALGGLLRPLRLGLAALAGLLAAGGFALAVGPVNPLFSTWAEDAAMLVRGPLVLDSLALAYAVPGLMLLIAAHKLALPRQLRLLFLGLGAALVTLYAGLEIRRLWQGDWLGAPGVKQGELYSYTVAMLLTGAALLWQALARRDLRLQRIAMAVIALTVAKVFLLDAAGLTGLTRVVSFAGLGLSLAGLAWLNRWAKGAMSEPRDGT, from the coding sequence GTGGAAACTTTGCTTGTTTTGCTGGGGCTTGCCCTGCTGGCGGTGCCCATTGGTGTGATCCTGCTCTGGATCGGGCAGGCCAATCTGCGCCGTCGCGTGGCCGAGCTGGAGATGCGTTTGGCCGAGGCGCTGGCCGGCCGCGCCCTGCATCCGCAGATGCCAGCGGACGCGGCCCCCCCCGCGCCGCTGCCCGTTGAACAGCCCGCCATCCCTTCGCCCTGGGATCGGGCGAAGGCGGCTGTCGCCCCGGTTGCGGCGATGGTGCAGGCAGACGCGCCGCCGCTGCCCGACATGGCCCCCCCCGATCAGAACCGCCCGCTGGTGATCCGCGCCGAAACGGCGGCGCGGCTGATGGTCTGGCTGCGCGAGAACTGGGTCTATGCGGTGTCGGCCCTGTCACTCGCCCTCGCCGGGGTGTTTTTTGTGCAATATGGGGTGGAGCGCGGTCTGCTGCCGCCCCCGGCCCGTGTGGCCGCCGCGATCCTGTTCGGGCTGGCGCTGATCGGCGCGGGCGAATGGCTGCGCCGCCGCTGGGGCGATGCGGCGGGCACGGCCACTGCCTATCTGCCTTCGGTGTTCAGCGGGGCCGGGCTGGTGGCGGTGTTCGCGGGCATCACGGCGGGGCGTCTGATGTATGGGCTTTATGGCCCCGGCCTGACCTTTGCCGGGCTGGTGCTGACGGCACTGGGCGCGATCGGCCTTGGCTGGCGGCATGGGCCGCTTTTGGTAGCGATCGGGCTGATCGGTGCGGCGGTCACGCCGTTTCTGGTGGCGGGGGGCGGCGACGCGGCGCCCTGGCTTTACGGCTATTACCTGCTGATTGCCGCAACCGGGCTGGCGGTGGATGCGATCCGGCGCTGGGCCTGGGTTTCGGTGCTGGCGCTGGGGCTGGGTTATGTCGGCACGGCGCTGATGGCGCAGTTGGGGGCGGGGGATGCGGGCTGGCTTGCCGCGCTGCTGGCACTGGCGCTGCTGGCGATCACCGTGCCGCAGCGCAGCCTGATCCCCGACCACGAAGGGCCTTGCGTTGCCATGGCGCTGTGGCGACGCGATGGCATCTGGCCGGGCTTTCCGGTGCGGCTGGCGGCGGGTGCGGTCGCGGCGACATCGGTGGGGCTGACACTGGTCGGGGCCGAGGGCACGCTGGCGCTCTTGGCCTTTGCGTTGCTGGCCGGGCTTTGCCTGCTCCTGCTGCTCTGGGCCGACCGGGCCGAGGGGCTGGCCGATCTGGCCGGGGTTCCGGCGCTGGCTTTTCTGGCCAAACTGGCCGTGGCTGAAGGGCTGATCTGGGAGTTCGCCGCGCAGGCCATTGCGCTGCGCCCGCTGGAAACCGACGCGCCTTGGACCGTGACGATCCTGCTGGGGCTGGCGACGGTCATCAGCCTTGGCGCTGCGCTGCGCGCGTTCCGGGGCGGGGTCATGGCCTTGCCGATGGCGCTGGGGGCGGTTCTGGTGGCCCCGGTGGCGGCGTTGCTGCTGGAGCTGCTTTGGCAGCCTGCCGCGGTGATCGGGGCCTACCCCTGGGCTTTGCAGGTGATTGCGCTGGCCGGGCTGATGGTCGGCTTTGCGCTGCGCTTTGCCGGGCTGGATGCGGGCAACCATCGCCGCGCCGCCTGGGCCACGCTGTCGGCCCTGTCCCTGATGGCGCTGGCGCTGTTTCTCATCACCTCGGCTGCGGCGCTGACTTTGGCGTTGGCCGTGCTGCTGATCGTGGCGGCGGCGCTGGACCGGCGGTTTAATCTGCCGGAGATGGGCTGGTTCCTGCAAGCCGGTTCGGCGCTGATCTCCTATCGGCTGATCGCCGATCCGGGGCTGGACTGGGCGCTCTATGCGCCGCTGACACCGGCGCTACTGGCCTATGGTGGTGCGGCGCTGGCTGCCTTTGTCGCGCTGCGCCTGCTGCCTGAGGCGCGTATTTTGCCGCGCGGCGTGCTGGAAAGCGCCGGTTTCGCCTTTGCCGCGCTGACGGCGAATGTGGCGCTGACCCGTGCCCTGCTGCCCGAGGATCCGAGCCTGCACCCCGACTGGACGCAGAGCCACTGGGGGCTGGCGCTGAACGCGCTGCCCTGGCTGATCCTGATGCTGACGCAACTGCACCGCGCCGCGCTGGGCGGGCTGTTGCGCCCGCTGCGGCTGGGCCTTGCCGCGCTGGCGGGGCTGCTGGCGGCGGGGGGATTTGCGCTGGCGGTCGGGCCGGTCAATCCGCTGTTCAGCACCTGGGCCGAAGATGCCGCAATGCTTGTGCGCGGGCCGCTGGTGCTGGACAGCCTTGCGCTGGCCTATGCGGTGCCGGGGCTGATGCTGCTGATCGCCGCGCACAAGCTGGCATTGCCGCGTCAGCTGCGGCTGCTGTTCCTCGGCCTCGGTGCGGCGCTGGTCACGCTGTATGCCGGGCTGGAGATCCGGCGACTGTGGCAGGGCGACTGGCTGGGCGCGCCGGGCGTGAAGCAGGGCGAGCTTTACAGCTATACCGTCGCGATGCTTCTGACCGGGGCGGCGCTGCTGTGGCAGGCGCTGGCGCGGCGCGACCTTCGGTTGCAGCGCATCGCCATGGCGGTGATTGCGCTGACGGTGGCCAAGGTGTTCCTGCTGGATGCGGCGGGGCTGACCGGGTTGACCCGCGTGGTCAGTTTCGCCGGGCTTGGCCTGTCGCTGGCGGGGCTGGCCTGGCTGAACCGCTGGGCCAAGGGGGCGATGTCAGAACCGCGGGACGGCACCTGA